A window of the Planococcus citri chromosome 4, ihPlaCitr1.1, whole genome shotgun sequence genome harbors these coding sequences:
- the LOC135845738 gene encoding uncharacterized protein LOC135845738 isoform X2, which translates to MDRREIYNPHVQTETPSDEFVLRLRFPSLQEMAYSQIAIAVWYRYCSTPRQRDYEHMYRPESFNELELMNCRKLIETLMMPGFMKEILNKRLKRVCGQTIRCAYYFRYELFSSNLVEYGIRQVDWEYFVWCPDGRINYKSTAIKMLHSRKLTDVQKFAIMSHFCLENEIKIFDLNRLPMKTFIPKVKEDRDFLLFYWICYLKNELHSMASSSFSIRTSYHEYRFHSMYYLIHGGAFEYFWNRLNAEDQVTFISDKLFKYGKCHWYHSLYYKMSHDQLTNLLERQPVNVVSLFIKGWEMPEWAIMAWKRCKNRISNEQFVDLLARVLGRFYTNPTLHQEYKMSVVLEIWNTANDHQKIHAARQARLEKAAVHLILSATNSLGFDFAPDDPRLWKKLAPSTFKFLLKFLSLKSADFRKNLILEGDPSFIFNFDFHVVHEIFELCLPNFQGEVEFNHERSKHAIRPYFCKMLYTVKDYDELNRRLLRSFQNLNIPSKDILQKFIESLIVANKRESETYYPYNGNDKSDLIRLGQFVAKILHENASTVLKMKESYFSSFSSATSDPYERYGSLNELSKLIEQEFVHEHLQELKNRLAEKLQATSVEQWVCYVYEYEKFAFLFPWCYENEEEMFLQVERCIPITNIVRKVLEGIVRYNISLSDFVVSTFNNLERFLEWYFSGVAEKVISFKLSIMSDPENAKILEYMQQNKNNKWLREKFLQWNWPA; encoded by the coding sequence ATGGATCGTAGAGAAATATACAATCCGCATGTTCAAACTGAAACACCATCAGATGAGTTTGTGCTCCGTCTCAGATTTCCAAGCTTACAAGAGATGGCGTACAGCCAAATAGCCATTGCAGTGTGGTACAGATATTGTTCAACTCCACGTCAACGAGACTACGAACATATGTATCGTCCGGAGTCGTTTAATGAACTAGAACTAATGAATTGCCGTAAACTAATAGAAACTTTGATGATGCCTGGATTcatgaaagaaattttgaataaacgtCTAAAAAGAGTTTGCGGACAAACAATTCGTTGCGCTTATTACTTCAGATACGAATTATTTTCTAGTAACTTAGTCGAGTACGGAATTCGTCAAGTTGATTGGGAGTATTTTGTGTGGTGTCCAGATGGTAGAATCAATTATAAAAGCACCGCCATCAAAATGCTACATTCGCGCAAGTTGACTGACGTGCAGAAGTTCGCCATCATGAGCCATTTCTGCCTGGAAAATGAGATCAAAATCTTCGATCTGAATCGCCTTCCTATGAAAACCTTTATTCCAAAAGTAAAAGAAGACCGggattttttattgttttactgGATCTGCTACCTGAAGAACGAATTACACAGCATGGCATCATCATCATTCTCCATTCGTACATCTTATCATGAATATAGATTTCATTCTATGTATTATTTGATCCATGGGGGAGCCtttgagtatttctggaatcgTTTGAATGCTGAAGATCAAGTAACCTTTATAAGTGACAAATTATTCAAGTATGGCAAGTGTCACTGGTATCACAGTCTGTATTACAAGATGTCACATGATCAGTTAACAAATTTACTGGAACGTCAGCCAGTTAACGTAGTATCACTTTTTATTAAAGGATGGGAAATGCCTGAGTGGGCAATTATGGCTTGGAAGCGATGTAAAAATAGGATATCTAATGAACAATTTGTCGATTTATTGGCGAGAGTACTTGGCAGATTTTACACAAATCCAACCCTGCACCAAGAGTACAAAATGAGTGTTGTATTGGAAATCTGGAATACAGCCAACGATCACCAGAAGATTCATGCAGCGAGACAAGCAAGATTAGAAAAAGCTGCCGTTCATCTCATACTGTCTGCAACAAATTCACTTGGATTTGATTTTGCACCAGATGATCCACGTCTGTGGAAAAAATTAGCACCCAGTACCTTCAAGTTTCTACTAAAATTTTTATCTTTGAAAAGCgccgatttcagaaaaaatctgaTTCTCGAAGGTGACCCGTCttttatattcaattttgatttccaCGTGGTACACGAAATATTTGAGTTATGCTTGCCAAATTTCCAAGGTGAGGTGGAATTCAACCATGAACGGAGTAAACACGCAATTCGTccttatttttgtaaaatgttataCACCGTAAAAGATTATGATGAATTGAATAGAAGATTGTTGCGTTCctttcaaaacttgaatattcCTTCAAAAGATattctgcaaaaattcatcgagtCATTGATTGTAGCCAATAAAAGAGAAAGTGAAACTTACTATCCCTATAATGGCAATGATAAATCTGATTTGATAAGATTGGGTCAATTCGTCGCCAAAATCCTGCATGAAAATGCGTCTACagtgttgaaaatgaaagaatcgTACTTTTCGTCATTCAGTTCTGCCACCAGTGATCCGTATGAACGCTACGGTAGTTTGAATGAACTGAGCAAACTAATTGAGCAGGAGTTTGTCCATGAACATTTGCAAGAGTTGAAAAACCGATTAGCTGAAAAACTTCAAGCTACAAGTGTTGAGCAATGGGTTTGCTATGTTTATGAGTatgaaaaattcgcatttcTTTTTCCGTGGTGCTATGAAAACGAAGAAGAAATGTTTCTGCAAGTTGAACGTTGTATACCAATTACCAATATTGTTCGTAAGGTTCTTGAAGGAATTGTTCGTTATAACATATCTTTATCAGATTTTGTAGTTTCGACTTTCAATAACTTGGAGAGATTTCTGGAGTGGTACTTCTCAGGTGTGGCAGAAAAAGTAATATCTTTTAAATTAAGTATAATGAGTGATCCTGAGAATGCTAAAATACTAGAATACATGcagcaaaacaaaaacaacaaatgGCTTCGAGAAAAGTTTTTGCAGTGGAATTGGCCAGCCTAA
- the LOC135843213 gene encoding uncharacterized protein LOC135843213, protein MEVDHRQEFEMAEIPSDVYDIFHPTPVSLQDLAAIAVSLEMWRCKLNKYRQSSKFKSESEFLPLKERFSSKTMLPDLPSTISKIIEEYLYQFALSLGSWLGEQYDCVFCYKRENDILEHFDNFVCDYDGNIDYVRTAKRMLCSDRFNEEEKFIIACVYFFEDDIRRIWPSVSGERRSSKRKIRQVEESKKMHWHAFESFEFDDCPQLYYWICHLTNQLHKIPTKQNMTIDETMFDACIADPYIADPYIGRSMVYFWTRIPSENHEDRAYNVFDKSTETFARFILPNMDDQLLREFVNALGHDIMIDLCNSSSGKRFGLGTWLYIRNLLIAEDRFAYLILELLKKDVDVVDPECGNREYMRRVVWNNAPLHLKLSVIRNISSGMLLAHPSDVGVDDLIHISVEFLLIILEYATLEERTTFWRKYWDTVILLLSDEDVQNLQRVIKLCIEDDDEISRFKRNVLTESDLVRKKCVLYLTNADLDISNKFVNFCFPELPTARTFKQQLLRLAFLDENCPLNSKIVRDLDVFNEFINEAYQDVELSTDFKNKFVSSPSNQLRLCELTCSGEVSLDELVKFIHTLGSTNHTVPQIKMRMREYLEKQFGRTRSRNRIKLMGSRYLPISSWCSEQTEESEATSSVNTRKRKKK, encoded by the coding sequence ATGGAGGTTGACCATCGTCAAGAATTTGAAATGGCTGAAATACCATCGGACGTGTACGATATATTTCATCCGACTCCTGTATCGCTTCAAGATCTAGCAGCGATCGCCGTTAGCCTCGAAATGTGGCGTTGCAAATTAAACAAATATCGTCAGAGCAGTAAATTTAAAAGTGAGTCAGAGTTTCTTCCACTGAAAGAACGCTTCTCATCGAAAACTATGCTCCCCGATTTACCATCTACGATTTCTAAGATTATCGAAGAATATCTCTATCAATTTGCTCTTTCATTGGGATCGTGGCTCGGGGAACAGTACGATTGCGTCTTCTGTTACAAACGCGAGAACGATATTTTGGAACACTTTGACAATTTCGTATGCGATTACGATGGAAATATCGATTACGTAAGGACTGCGAAACGTATGCTGTGTTCTGATCGATTCAATGAGGAAGAAAAGTTTATTATTGCTTGcgtgtattttttcgaagacgatatcagACGAATTTGGCCATCAGTGTCGGGCGAGAGGCGTTCGAGTAAAAGAAAAATCAGACAGGTAGAGGAGTCTAAAAAGATGCATTGGCATGCTTTCGAAAGTTTCGAATTTGACGACTGCCCGCAGTTATATTACTGGATTTGCCATCTCACAAATCAATTGCATAAGATACCAACCAAGCAGAACATGACTATTGATGAAACGATGTTCGATGCGTGTATTGCTGATCCTTATATTGCTGATCCTTATATTGGACGTtcgatggtgtatttttggactcGTATACCATCGGAAAATCATGAGGATCGAGCCTACAACGTTTTCGACAAGAGTACAGAAACATTTGCTAGATTCATTTTACCAAACATGGACGATCAACTGCTCCGTGAATTTGTGAACGCTTTGGGTCATGATATTATGATTGACTTGTGTAACTCTTCTAGTGGTAAAAGGTTCGGTCTAGGAACTTGGTTATACATTAGAAATCTTCTTATTGCTGAAGACAGATTCGCGTATCTTATCTTGGAACTGTTGAAAAaagacgtcgacgtcgtcgacCCTGAATGCGGAAATCGGGAGTATATGCGTCGTGTAGTATGGAACAATGCTCCGCTTCATTTAAAACTATCCGTGATTAGGAATATTTCATCGGGCATGTTGTTAGCTCATCCTTCTGATGTGGGTGTCGATGATTTGATACATATAAGCGTCGAGTTCCTGTTGATTATTCTAGAGTATGCAACCCTCGAAGAGAGAACCACATTCTGGCGTAAATACTGGGATACTGTGATTTTGCTCCTTTCAGATGAAGATGTGCAGAATTTGCAACGAGTAATCAAACTTTGTATCGAAGACGACGATGAAATTTCTCGATTCAAGCGAAACGTTTTGACTGAAAGCGATcttgtacgaaaaaaatgcgttttatATTTGACGAATGCTGATCTCGACATCTCGaataaatttgtgaatttttgttttcccgAATTGCCTACAGCGAGAACTTTCAAACAGCAATTGCTGCGGTTAGCTTTTCTCGACGAAAATTGCCCATTAAATTCGAAGATTGTTCGCGACCTTGAcgtatttaacgagtttattaaTGAAGCGTATCAAGATGTTGAATTGTctactgattttaaaaataaattcgtatCATCGCCATCGAATCAGTTACGGCTTTGCGAGCTTACTTGCTCGGGAGAAGTTTCTTTAGATGAGCTTGTCAAGTTTATTCACACGCTTGGTTCAACGAACCACACCGTACCCCAGATCAAAATGCGTATGAGGGAGTATTTGGAAAAACAGTTTGGAAGAACTAGAAGTCGTAACCGTATTAAACTCATGGGGTCCCGATATTTGCCAATTTCGTCGTGGTGTTCTGAGCAAACTGAAGAATCCGAAGCAACCTCATCCGTCAATACcagaaaaaggaagaaaaagtGA